The nucleotide window TCAAACGGCTTTTCCTCCTCCGTAATCTCCGGCAGCTTTTTCTGTTTTTTAATTTTTCCTTCTTTAATCAACCGATCTTTTTCTTCGGCAATTTTTTCTAGTAGAACGCTGGCGGGTTCATCGTCAGGATTTTGGGGGACGAGTTTGCCCATGACGGCGAGTTGGAGGATGGTTTGTTTGAGTTGGTCGATGCTCTGCTCAGTGGTAAACAGAAGGTCGAAGTGGTTGGCAAGGCGTTGCCAGGCATGGGTAAATTCGTCGTGGTCGACGGCATTGGTGAGGGTAGCGAGCAGGGTTTCCAGCAAGGTTTGGTGGGTGGTATTGCTGTCGGTTTGTTGCTTTTCCAGTTGGTCACAAAGGGCCATCAGTTCATCGACTTTGGCGACGATGCGGGATTGTTCAGCAAGCGGTGGCAAGGGCAAAGGTGTTTCCGAAAAAAACTCTTTTGGCACGCGCTTTTGACCAGCAGTACCGGTCATCTTAGTCTCACCTGCATGCAAAAACATAGGCGCTTTCAAGAACAACAATACATAACGTGAAACCAAAGTGGAACCAAAAGGTCTTGCAATATGGAGCTCCGTCGTCCCTGCACCAATACCATTCTTTAATCCAGAAAGTACAACTGCCTTACTATTTTCAAAGCAAGGGGTGATTTTTGCAACGCCAATATCACCATCCGCAAAATGGGTATACCCTTTTTTAATTTCACCCCATGCTTTTGTCTCTTGACCATGTTCGCCTGTATGTGAAATAGATATAAGAGGCATCGGAATAAATGAGGCTTTCAAATTAACTTCAGCTTCGTTTCTGGGGTTAATTTGAGATATAGAGCCTAATCTCGCCCACTCCCACCCCGCCGGCAACTCAAAAGGCTTTTCATCCTCCGTAATCTCCGGCAATTTCTTCTGTTTTTTGATTTTGCCTGCTTTGATCAGCCGGGCTTTCTCTTGGGCGATTTTTTTCAACAGTTCCGAGGCGGGTTCGTCGTTGGGATCTTGGGGGACAAGTTTGCCCCGGACGGCAAGCTCCAGGATCAATTCGCGGAGTTTTTTGATGCCGTACAAGCTGTAGCCGTTCGTCTTTTTTCCCCGGCCCCGGCCGCCGGTCTTTTTCGGCTCCCGGGAATTGGTCCAGATATCGAGATGTTCGGTGATCAGGCAGGTCATTTTTCAGACGTCTCCACCATTCAGGGCCTCGGCCAGGATGGTTTTGAGCTGGTCGCGGAGGTTTTGGATTTCCTGCTGCTGTTTGGCATATTTTTCCAGGAGTTCGTCGGGATCGTGGTTGAGCTGGTCGCTGACGTGAGGATTTTTGATGTCGAGGTTGTAGTTGCGGGCCTTGATCTCATCGATGGTAACTTTCCAGGCCCGTTCGGTTTCTTTCCGGGCGGCAAAATTATCGACCTCGCGGCCCCACCAGTCGATTTCGGTCTGGAATTCCTCAAAACGCATGGGCTTGGTTTTGTTGTAGCTTTTGGCGCCTTCCGGATAGGGGTGTTCGTAATACCAGATAGCTTTGGTGGGCTCGCCTTTGGTAAAAAAGAGGAGGTTGGTTTTGATGCCGGTATAGGGGCTAAAAACGCCGTTAGGCAGGCGGACGATGGTGTGGAGGTTGCACTCAGCCAGGAGTTTTTCCTTGAGCCGGGTTTTCATGCCTTCGCCAAAGAAAAAACCGTCAGGGAGAACAACGGCTGCCCGGCCCCGGGCTTTGAGGAGATGGATAATCAGGGTCATAAAAAGATCGGCGGTTTCCCGGGTACGGAAGGTCGCCGGAAAATTGTTTTCGATACCGTCTTCCTCCATACCACCAAAAGGCGGATTGGTGACGATAACATTGACCCGATCTTTGTTGGTATAATCCCGCAAAGGTCGGCTCAAGGTATTGTCATGCTTGATATTGATGGGAGTATCAATACCGTGGAGGATCATGTTGGTGACGCAGAGCATATGGGGCAGGGATTTTTTTTCGACGCCGTGAATGGAAGCCTGCAAGGTTTCTTCGTCGGTCGCGGTTTTGACGTAACATTGGCGTTTATGCTCAATGGCACAGGCAAGGAAGCCGCCGGTGCCGCAGGCCGGATCGAGAACAGTTTCGTCTAATTGCGGATTGACCCGATTGACAATAAATTGGGTCACGGCGCGGGGGGTATAGAATTCACCGGCATTGCCGGCACTTTGCAGGTCTTTGAGAATCTGTTCGTAGATATTGCCGAAGGTATGGCGATCCTGCCGGGTGTTAAAGTCGATCTCGCAGATTTTATTGATCACCTGGCGCATCAGAGTGCCGGACTTCATGTAGTTGTAGGCATCTTCAAAAAGGTCGCGGACAACCAGGGCGCGCTTGCCGTCCAGCCCCTGGATATCAAGTTCATTTTTCAGGGCGGGGAAAAGTTTCATATTGACGAAATCGGCGAGCTCATCACCGGTCATGCCTTCGGGATCTTTGGCCCAGGATCGCCAGCGCAGATCTTCGGGCAGCGGCGAGTGATAATCATCTTCGAGCAGTTCTAGCTCAGCTTCCCGGTCGTCGAAAATTTTCAGGAAAAACATCCAGACCAGCTGGCTGATACGCTGGGCGTCGCCATCGACACCGACATCTTTGCGCATTATGTCCTGAATGGATTTGATAATCCCGGAAACGTTGCTCACGCGGACTGCTCCCGATTAAAAAGTTCCTTTTCCAGCTCCCGGACGGCGTTTTCGTAATGGTTCTTGCCGCCGAAAGCCTGGTTGATAATTTCCATTGGCGTTCCCATATCGCTGAAGGGTTTGAGCTTGAGCACTTTGGCATTTTCGAGCGGTGAGACCCCTTCATCGGCGTATTTATCCAGCAGGGCGTTTAAGACCGCTTTGGCCTGTTCGCCGTAGCGGCTGAAATAATCGCGTTTCTTAACCTTTTCGGTCCGCTCCCTGCGGGTGAGCGGCGGCTGATCGTAGGCAATATGGCAGATGAGATCAAAGGCGCCGTAGTCTTTGCCGACGATTTCAGCAAGATTGTCGAAGACGATGCCGTGATCTTCGAGCAGGGCAATAATCGCCTGCTTCTTTTCGGCGCTGTTCCAGCGGCGAAGAAATTCATCCAGGGACGTGAAGGCTGATTGAATCTGTTTGCGGCTGAAATCACGATATGATTCGGTCATCAGATAGCCATCGGGACCGATATATTCAATCCGTTCGGCAATAATACTGGCCGGGACGCCGCTGACGACAATTTTATAGCCACTTTCACTATCACCATCGTCATCTTCATCGTCGTCGCCAGGGCCGTCAGGATCGGGGGGAACGGGATCGTCATCAGGGCCAGGTTCATAGATAACGACCGGCTCGCCATCAAACTCCACATCCCGAAACAGCTCGGTGGCTTTTTTGAAATCCATAATGGTGAAAAAATATTTATGGTACTCTTCTTCGATGCGCGTCCCCCGGCCGATGATCTGTTTGAAGGTGGTCATCGAGTTGATGGTTTTATCCAGAACAATAAGCTTGCAGGTTTTGGCATCGACGCCGGTGGTTAAAAGATCCGAGGTGGTGGCAATGACCGGAAAGCGGCTCTCGGGATCGATGAAATTGTCAAGCTCGGCCTTACCTTCGACACTGTCGCCGGTGATGCGGACGATATAGCGAGGATTATCGATAGCCAGCTTGCCGGCAGCATTGATGATGGCCACCCGCATCCGTTCGGCGTGGTCGATATCTTCACAGAAGATGATGGTCTTGGCAAAGGGGTCCGTGGCGGTCAGAAACTGTATGACCCGCCCGGCAACCAGTTTGGTACGCTGGTTGAGAACCAGGATGCGGTCCATATCCTGCTGATTGTAGGTGCGGGTTTCGATCTCACGGCCAAGGTCATCAATCATGCCGCGAGGCGGAGTCCAGCCATAGAGGTCTTTATCGATATCGATGCGAACAACTTTGTAGGGGGCGAGAAAACCATCTTCAATCCCCTGTTTCAGGCTGTAACTGTAGACCGGATCACCAAAATAGGTGAGATTGGAAACATATTTGGTTTCTTTGGGGGTAGCGGTCATGCCCAGTTGAATGGCGCCGGAAAAATATTCCAGGATTTCACGCCAGGCGGAATCTTCGGCGGCGCTGCCCCGGTGGCACTCGTCGATAATAATCAAGTCGAAAAAATCGGGAGAGACGCTTTTAAAGATTTTATCGTCTTCGGCCGGTCCGGTGATGGCCTGGTAGAGGGCCAGCTGGATTTCGTAGGCCGGATCAATCCGGCGTTTTTTAACCTTGGTCATCACCGGGCCAAAAGGCTTGAAATCATTGACCAGAGTCTGGTCGGCGAGAATATTGCGATCAACCAGGAAAAGAACCCTCCGGACCGCTTTGGCTTTCCAGAGCCGCCAGATGATTTGAAAGGTAGTGTAGGTCTTGCCGGTGCCGGTGGCCATGACCAGCAACACGCGCTTCCGACCCCTGGCAACCGCCTCAACCACCCGGTTGACCGCCTCGACCTGATAATAGCGCGGCTTCTTGCCGGAGCTGTCTGCGTGATAGGGCTGCAAAACCAGCTCTTCCGCCGTTTCTTCAATGCCGCGATATGCTTTGTAGCGCTGCCAGAGAATTTGTGGTGCGGGAAACTGTTCAAGCGGAAACTGAGTTTCGATATCTTCGCCGGGAGCGGAAACTTTATTGTGTGAGGCGAAGGCGTCGCCGTTGGAACTGAAAGCGCTGGGCACCGCCAGGATTTCAGCATACCCCAGGGCCTGCTGCATGCCATGGCTGACAATATGATTGTTATCCTTGGCCTCGATAACCGCAAGGGGAATCCCGGGCTCCCAGGAAAGGACATAGTCGGCAAACTTTTTCTTTTTCTTATTGCGGGCCGACATGTTGCCCCGGACAACAACAGGGCCGGGGGTGAGAGTCACCTCGCGCCGCATCTGCCTTGTCTGATCCCAGCCGGCATTCTTCACTGCCGGAGTAATGAACAGATCACAGATATCGCTTTCGCTGAGTTCCTTTTTATTGATGCTGTCCAAAACAAACCTCCAAGAGGCTTTTACCAAAAGGGGTAAAAACCGGACTACCTTTTCGACTTGCCTCTCCTGGAAAATAATTCTGTCCCGGTTTTTCCGAAAATATCAGGATGAGACCTGCTGCAACCTCTCCGCCAGCCAGACCTTGATAATGGATTGTCGGGGAACGCCGAGGCGTTTGGCCTCCTTATCCAGGGAATGAATCATCCAGAGAGGGAAATCGACATTAACCCTTTTTTGCTCCAATCCAGAACGTCTGGCTTTTGCCATATCCAGATACTCCAGCACACTCTTTCCCTGATCAAATTTTTTGTCGAAGTCTTCAGCTTTCATAGATCTCAATCTCCTCATCTCTCGCCCGGCGCACAGCGATAATCCTGATATTCTCACCACGATAGGTAATAACTCCCGACCAGCGTTTTTCGGCGATCTTTCCAACAACTAAAAACCGCTGTTCATCCGTTGTTCTTGCCGGAATTTCTAATAAATCGGGATCGTCCCAAAGCGCCTGGACTTCGATAAAATCAATCCCATGCTTCTTATTGTTGATTTTTGATTTTGCGGGGTCAAATTCATATTTCATGATATAAATATTATACCTGAAAGGTATATATTGTCAATCAATAAACTACGGAAATTTTCCATCCTGATCACGCCAGGCTCTTGGTGCTGATTTCATAGACGTTTTTGGAAATGCCCGTTGTATTTGCAATCCGCTCAAGCTGGGCGCGCATCAGCTGCCGGCGGGACTCATCGTAGCGTCGCCAGCAGGTCATGGCGGTCAGCAGCCGGGCGGCAATCTGGGGGTTGCGGGAATCCAGCTTCAGGACCTGGTCACTGAGGAAGGCATAACCGCCGCCGTCCGCCGCATGGAAAGCCGCCGGATTGCCTTGGCTGAAGACCCCAACCAGAGACCGGACCCGGTTGGGATTGTCAAGGGTGAAATCCGGATGCCGTAAAAGTTCCCGGACCTTTCCCAGGGTGTCCGGACGGCTGGAAGCCGCCTGGATGGCAAACCACTTGTCCAACACCAGTGGATCATGATGCCAGCGCCGGTAAAAATCATCGAGGGACGGCTGACGCTGAGGATGGTCGCTGTTTGCCAGACAGGTCAAAGCCGCCAGCACATCGGTCATATTGCCGGCTTCCCGATACTGGCGAACGGCCAGCTCCTGTTTTTCACGATCATCCCCTTTCATCAGGTAAGCAAGAGAAACATTTTTCAGCTGGCGACGGGCCATGGCGGCAGGGTCCAGGGAATAAGATCCCTCATCCGCCATCTGCCGATAAATCTCCAGCCATTTTTCGCCGCCGACAAGGGCCAGCTGCCTGAGGACAAATTCCCGCACCCGGTGAACGGCTGCAGGATTTATCTGCTCCAACTGTTCTCCCAGGTAGGTTTCGGTCGGCATGGTAACGGTCAGCGACCGCAGAGCCGGGTCCACCCGCTCATCAGTAAACGCCATGATAACGGCTTCAGAAAATATTTTGTCCAGCACCAGCTCACGGCCATGTTCAATATCCGTCAATAAGCGCAGCATGATTTTTACGGCCAGCTGCTGGCCCGCCTCCCAACGATTGAATTCATCCGGATCATGGGCCAGCAGAAAGGCCAGATCGGCATCACTGCAATCAATATCCAGAATTACCGGAGCGGAAAATTCCCGCAGGCAGGAAAGCACCGGCTCCGACGCTACATTGATAAACTGAAAGGAAGATTCAGCTTTAACGCATTCCAACACCAGAGAATCACCAGCCACGGGTTTCGCTTCACCGGCCAGCTGCAAAGGCAGAGACTGCCCCTGGCGATCCAACAGGCCGACCACCACCGGCAGCAGAAAAGGTTCTTTTTTCTCCTGACCCGGGGTGGGGAGACAACTTTGCCGCAGGTTTATGGTAAAAGTTTTATTCCGGGAATCATAGACAGTCCGCACCTTAAGCTCCGGGGTTCCCGCCTGGCTGTACCAACGACGGAAAATTGAAAAATCCCGGCCACTAACCTCGGCCATGGCGGCGACAAAATCCTCGATGGTGGCCGCCTGGCCATCATGGCGCTGGAGATAAAGACGCAGGCCGCGGCGGAACAACTCCGGACCGATCAAGGTCTGAATCATCCGGATGACTTCGGCACCCTTGTTGTACACCGTCACCGTGTAAAAGTTGTTGATTTCGACGTAGGAATCCGGACGCACCGGATGGGCCAGCGGACCGCGGTCCTCGGGAAACTGGGCGTTGCGCAAAATCCGCACCTCCTCAATCCTTTTCACTGCCCGACCGATCACCGAGGCGGAGAATTCCTGGTCGCGAAAAACCGTCAGCCCTTCCTTGAGACTCAGCTGGAACCAGTCCCGGCAGGTCACCCGGTCGCCGGTCCAGTTGTGGAAATATTCATGGGCAATCACCCCTTCGATGGCCTGGAAATCAGCATCGGTGGCCGTCTCCGGCTCGGCCAGTACATACTTTGAATTAAAAACATTCAGGCCCTTGTTTTCCATCGCCCCCATGTTGAAATCATCCACCGCCACAATCATATAGCGATCCAGGTCATATTCCAGGCCATAGGTCTCTTCATCCCAGCGCATGGCTTTTTCCAGCGACCGCATGGCATGGGCGCATTTTTGGCAATTACGGGCTTCCACATAGATATGAAGGGAAATATTTCTGCCGGACATGGTGGTAAAATCATCCCGAATTTCCACCAGATTACCGGCCACCAAAGCAAAAAGATAGCAGGGCTTGTTAAAAGGATCTTCCCAGGTGGTGAAATGGCGGTCGTCCGCCAGCTCACCATGATCCACCAGGTTACCGTTGGACAACAGGATCGGGTAGCGGTGGCGATCGGCACGAATAGTGGTCCGAAACCGGGAGAGAACATCGGGACGATCAAGATAATAGGTGATTTTGCGAAAACCCTCGGCCTCACACTGAGTACAAAAATTGCCGC belongs to Pseudomonadota bacterium and includes:
- a CDS encoding restriction endonuclease subunit S, whose product is MTCLITEHLDIWTNSREPKKTGGRGRGKKTNGYSLYGIKKLRELILELAVRGKLVPQDPNDEPASELLKKIAQEKARLIKAGKIKKQKKLPEITEDEKPFELPAGWEWARLGSISQINPRNEAEVNLKASFIPMPLISISHTGEHGQETKAWGEIKKGYTHFADGDIGVAKITPCFENSKAVVLSGLKNGIGAGTTELHIARPFGSTLVSRYVLLFLKAPMFLHAGETKMTGTAGQKRVPKEFFSETPLPLPPLAEQSRIVAKVDELMALCDQLEKQQTDSNTTHQTLLETLLATLTNAVDHDEFTHAWQRLANHFDLLFTTEQSIDQLKQTILQLAVMGKLVPQNPDDEPASVLLEKIAEEKDRLIKEGKIKKQKKLPEITEEEKPF
- a CDS encoding class I SAM-dependent DNA methyltransferase → MSNVSGIIKSIQDIMRKDVGVDGDAQRISQLVWMFFLKIFDDREAELELLEDDYHSPLPEDLRWRSWAKDPEGMTGDELADFVNMKLFPALKNELDIQGLDGKRALVVRDLFEDAYNYMKSGTLMRQVINKICEIDFNTRQDRHTFGNIYEQILKDLQSAGNAGEFYTPRAVTQFIVNRVNPQLDETVLDPACGTGGFLACAIEHKRQCYVKTATDEETLQASIHGVEKKSLPHMLCVTNMILHGIDTPINIKHDNTLSRPLRDYTNKDRVNVIVTNPPFGGMEEDGIENNFPATFRTRETADLFMTLIIHLLKARGRAAVVLPDGFFFGEGMKTRLKEKLLAECNLHTIVRLPNGVFSPYTGIKTNLLFFTKGEPTKAIWYYEHPYPEGAKSYNKTKPMRFEEFQTEIDWWGREVDNFAARKETERAWKVTIDEIKARNYNLDIKNPHVSDQLNHDPDELLEKYAKQQQEIQNLRDQLKTILAEALNGGDV
- a CDS encoding DEAD/DEAH box helicase family protein produces the protein MDSINKKELSESDICDLFITPAVKNAGWDQTRQMRREVTLTPGPVVVRGNMSARNKKKKKFADYVLSWEPGIPLAVIEAKDNNHIVSHGMQQALGYAEILAVPSAFSSNGDAFASHNKVSAPGEDIETQFPLEQFPAPQILWQRYKAYRGIEETAEELVLQPYHADSSGKKPRYYQVEAVNRVVEAVARGRKRVLLVMATGTGKTYTTFQIIWRLWKAKAVRRVLFLVDRNILADQTLVNDFKPFGPVMTKVKKRRIDPAYEIQLALYQAITGPAEDDKIFKSVSPDFFDLIIIDECHRGSAAEDSAWREILEYFSGAIQLGMTATPKETKYVSNLTYFGDPVYSYSLKQGIEDGFLAPYKVVRIDIDKDLYGWTPPRGMIDDLGREIETRTYNQQDMDRILVLNQRTKLVAGRVIQFLTATDPFAKTIIFCEDIDHAERMRVAIINAAGKLAIDNPRYIVRITGDSVEGKAELDNFIDPESRFPVIATTSDLLTTGVDAKTCKLIVLDKTINSMTTFKQIIGRGTRIEEEYHKYFFTIMDFKKATELFRDVEFDGEPVVIYEPGPDDDPVPPDPDGPGDDDEDDDGDSESGYKIVVSGVPASIIAERIEYIGPDGYLMTESYRDFSRKQIQSAFTSLDEFLRRWNSAEKKQAIIALLEDHGIVFDNLAEIVGKDYGAFDLICHIAYDQPPLTRRERTEKVKKRDYFSRYGEQAKAVLNALLDKYADEGVSPLENAKVLKLKPFSDMGTPMEIINQAFGGKNHYENAVRELEKELFNREQSA
- a CDS encoding CopG family transcriptional regulator; this encodes MKAEDFDKKFDQGKSVLEYLDMAKARRSGLEQKRVNVDFPLWMIHSLDKEAKRLGVPRQSIIKVWLAERLQQVSS
- a CDS encoding BrnT family toxin encodes the protein MKYEFDPAKSKINNKKHGIDFIEVQALWDDPDLLEIPARTTDEQRFLVVGKIAEKRWSGVITYRGENIRIIAVRRARDEEIEIYES
- the pepN gene encoding aminopeptidase N → MTTDLSPKTIYRQDYQPPVFIIDQVDLTFDLAEENTVVTAKMMIRRNPNSNQPSATLVLDGRELDLRSVSLDGRHLPAVDYQVDEESLTITKVPDAFELQLVTHINPRANTALEGLYLSSGNFCTQCEAEGFRKITYYLDRPDVLSRFRTTIRADRHRYPILLSNGNLVDHGELADDRHFTTWEDPFNKPCYLFALVAGNLVEIRDDFTTMSGRNISLHIYVEARNCQKCAHAMRSLEKAMRWDEETYGLEYDLDRYMIVAVDDFNMGAMENKGLNVFNSKYVLAEPETATDADFQAIEGVIAHEYFHNWTGDRVTCRDWFQLSLKEGLTVFRDQEFSASVIGRAVKRIEEVRILRNAQFPEDRGPLAHPVRPDSYVEINNFYTVTVYNKGAEVIRMIQTLIGPELFRRGLRLYLQRHDGQAATIEDFVAAMAEVSGRDFSIFRRWYSQAGTPELKVRTVYDSRNKTFTINLRQSCLPTPGQEKKEPFLLPVVVGLLDRQGQSLPLQLAGEAKPVAGDSLVLECVKAESSFQFINVASEPVLSCLREFSAPVILDIDCSDADLAFLLAHDPDEFNRWEAGQQLAVKIMLRLLTDIEHGRELVLDKIFSEAVIMAFTDERVDPALRSLTVTMPTETYLGEQLEQINPAAVHRVREFVLRQLALVGGEKWLEIYRQMADEGSYSLDPAAMARRQLKNVSLAYLMKGDDREKQELAVRQYREAGNMTDVLAALTCLANSDHPQRQPSLDDFYRRWHHDPLVLDKWFAIQAASSRPDTLGKVRELLRHPDFTLDNPNRVRSLVGVFSQGNPAAFHAADGGGYAFLSDQVLKLDSRNPQIAARLLTAMTCWRRYDESRRQLMRAQLERIANTTGISKNVYEISTKSLA